In one window of Nocardia brasiliensis DNA:
- a CDS encoding AMP-dependent synthetase/ligase, giving the protein MREFEVPASYTIPEDANNSDNVFRHAEQSPDAVLFNKPDGNGGWQDVRAAEFAKAVTGVAKGLIASGIELGDRVAIMAPTRYEWALLDFAIWSVGGCTVAIYDSSAAEQAKWILQDSATKLLIVDSDKHRATIEEIEAGALPELKETLQIDKGAVEELTSRGTDLDDQAVHDRRKQVNANSPATLIYTSGTTGRPKGVMLSHANLYAESRSDRIALAKFIQPGKKTLMFLPLAHVFARAVALVAFDAKVIVAHTSDWSTLVEQFATYRPHFILSVPRVFEKVFNGAKQKAHDGGKGKIFDAAAETAVAYSEALDNGGAGLVLKLKHALFDKLVYSKLRVALGGQCDAAVSGGGPLGARLGHFFRGVGVTIFEGYGLTETTAAVTVNTPEQIRVGTVGRPIEGHSAKIADDGELLLRGSVVFDGYWGNAEATEDAFVDGWFKTGDLGAIDADGFVTITGRKKELIVTAGGKNVSPALLEDSLRAHPLISQVMVVGDGQPFIGALITLDPEALPGWQKNHNVPADNPIEQLIENQELVAEIEAAVAETNKKVSHAEQIKKIRILPVDWTQETGELTPKMSLKRAVVMKQHADDVAKIYS; this is encoded by the coding sequence ATGCGAGAGTTCGAAGTCCCGGCTTCCTACACTATCCCGGAAGACGCGAACAATTCCGACAACGTCTTCCGTCATGCCGAGCAGTCGCCCGACGCGGTGCTGTTCAACAAGCCGGACGGCAACGGCGGCTGGCAGGATGTGCGGGCCGCGGAGTTCGCGAAGGCGGTCACCGGTGTCGCGAAGGGCCTGATCGCCTCGGGTATCGAACTCGGCGATCGCGTCGCCATCATGGCGCCCACCCGCTACGAGTGGGCACTGCTCGACTTCGCCATCTGGTCTGTCGGCGGCTGCACCGTCGCGATCTACGACAGCTCCGCGGCCGAGCAGGCCAAGTGGATCCTGCAGGACTCGGCCACCAAGTTGCTGATCGTAGACAGCGACAAGCATCGGGCCACCATCGAGGAGATCGAGGCGGGCGCGCTGCCCGAGCTGAAGGAGACCCTGCAGATCGACAAGGGCGCGGTCGAGGAACTCACCAGCCGCGGTACCGACCTCGACGACCAAGCCGTGCACGACCGGCGCAAGCAGGTCAACGCGAACTCCCCCGCCACCCTGATCTACACCTCCGGCACCACCGGGCGACCCAAGGGCGTCATGCTCTCGCACGCCAACCTGTACGCCGAGTCGCGCTCCGACCGGATCGCGCTGGCCAAGTTCATCCAGCCGGGCAAGAAGACCCTGATGTTCCTGCCGCTGGCGCACGTCTTCGCGCGCGCGGTGGCGCTGGTGGCCTTCGACGCGAAGGTGATCGTCGCGCACACCTCCGACTGGTCGACCCTGGTCGAGCAGTTCGCCACCTACCGCCCGCACTTCATCCTCTCGGTGCCGCGGGTGTTCGAGAAGGTGTTCAACGGCGCCAAGCAGAAGGCGCACGACGGCGGCAAGGGCAAGATCTTCGACGCGGCCGCCGAGACCGCCGTCGCCTACAGCGAGGCGCTCGACAACGGCGGCGCCGGGCTGGTCCTCAAGCTCAAGCACGCGCTGTTCGACAAGCTGGTCTACAGCAAGCTGCGGGTCGCGCTCGGCGGCCAGTGCGACGCGGCCGTCTCCGGCGGCGGCCCGCTCGGCGCGCGCCTCGGCCACTTCTTCCGCGGCGTCGGCGTCACCATCTTCGAGGGCTACGGACTCACCGAGACCACCGCGGCCGTCACCGTGAACACCCCGGAGCAGATCCGGGTCGGCACGGTGGGCAGGCCGATCGAGGGCCACAGTGCCAAGATCGCCGATGACGGCGAGCTGCTGCTGCGCGGCTCGGTCGTGTTCGACGGGTACTGGGGCAACGCCGAGGCCACCGAGGACGCCTTCGTGGACGGCTGGTTCAAGACCGGCGACCTCGGAGCCATCGACGCCGACGGCTTCGTCACGATCACCGGCCGCAAGAAGGAACTCATCGTCACCGCGGGCGGCAAGAACGTCTCGCCCGCGCTGCTCGAGGACTCGCTGCGGGCGCACCCGCTGATCAGCCAGGTGATGGTGGTCGGGGACGGGCAGCCGTTCATCGGCGCACTGATCACCCTCGACCCCGAGGCGCTGCCGGGCTGGCAGAAGAACCACAACGTGCCCGCGGACAACCCGATCGAGCAGCTGATCGAGAACCAGGAACTGGTCGCCGAGATCGAGGCCGCGGTGGCCGAGACCAACAAGAAGGTCTCCCACGCCGAGCAGATCAAGAAGATCCGCATCCTGCCGGTGGACTGGACCCAGGAGACCGGCGAGCTGACCCCGAAGATGTCGCTGAAGCGGGCCGTCGTGATGAAGCAGCACGCCGACGACGTCGCCAAGATCTACAGCTAG
- a CDS encoding molybdopterin-dependent oxidoreductase, with product MADLRLRALAGIVSAGAALGVAELFASFFEAQSAPLAALGATVVDHTPDGVREWAINTFGTDDKTVLYLCMGVVAALVACLAGALERTTRPVGSALLAVIGLLTASAAVARTGAAGAVPTIAGVAVGCYALRLLTERIETAASTARAIETPTAANRPITAPPSAPAGPTHAEVAAGRRRVLRGMVLVGGVAMVTGVGGRLLGTGRRDVSGERAAVELPQPSAPQAPLAPGADLRVPGLTPYLTSNSDFYRIDTALIVPQVSKDNWSLRIHGMVDREIRLTWADLANRPAVERLVTLACVSNPVGGDLIGNARWLGYRLDELLAEAGPHPDADMVLSHSTDGWTAGTPLSVLTDGRDALLAVGMNGEPLPVAHGYPARLVVPGLYGYVSATKWVTELEVTRFDRATAYWTRRGWSALGPIKTGTRIDTPRPRGRISQGRITVAGVAWAQHRGVRGVEVQIDSGPWQPARLADEQSVDTWRQWVYEWDATPGTHTVRARATDATGETQTAERRDVVPDGATGHPAVTVQVS from the coding sequence ATGGCCGATCTGCGACTGCGAGCGCTGGCTGGGATCGTTTCGGCGGGCGCGGCGCTGGGTGTCGCTGAGCTGTTCGCGTCCTTCTTCGAGGCGCAGAGCGCGCCGCTGGCCGCGCTCGGCGCGACCGTGGTCGATCACACTCCCGACGGCGTGCGCGAGTGGGCGATAAACACCTTCGGCACCGATGACAAGACGGTGCTCTACCTCTGCATGGGCGTGGTCGCGGCGCTGGTGGCCTGCCTCGCCGGCGCGCTCGAACGGACCACGCGCCCAGTGGGGTCGGCGCTGCTGGCCGTGATCGGCCTGCTGACCGCGAGCGCCGCGGTGGCGCGCACCGGTGCCGCGGGCGCGGTACCGACGATCGCCGGAGTCGCGGTGGGCTGCTACGCGCTACGCCTGCTGACCGAGCGCATCGAGACCGCCGCATCGACCGCGCGAGCGATCGAAACACCCACTGCCGCAAACAGACCCATCACCGCGCCGCCGAGCGCGCCCGCCGGGCCGACGCACGCGGAGGTGGCGGCGGGGCGGCGGCGCGTATTGCGGGGGATGGTGCTCGTCGGCGGGGTGGCCATGGTCACCGGCGTCGGCGGCAGGCTGCTCGGCACGGGCCGCCGCGACGTGTCCGGCGAGCGGGCCGCGGTCGAACTGCCGCAGCCCAGCGCGCCGCAGGCGCCGCTCGCGCCGGGCGCGGATCTGCGGGTTCCCGGGCTCACGCCGTACCTCACCTCGAACAGCGACTTCTACCGCATCGACACCGCGTTGATCGTGCCGCAGGTGTCCAAGGACAACTGGTCGCTGCGCATCCACGGCATGGTGGATCGCGAAATCCGGCTCACCTGGGCCGATTTGGCGAATCGGCCAGCGGTGGAACGGCTGGTGACGCTGGCGTGCGTGTCGAACCCGGTCGGGGGCGACCTGATCGGCAACGCGCGCTGGCTCGGCTACCGGCTCGACGAACTGCTGGCCGAGGCGGGCCCGCATCCCGACGCGGACATGGTGCTCTCGCACAGCACCGACGGCTGGACCGCGGGCACCCCGCTGTCGGTGCTCACCGATGGCCGCGACGCGCTGCTCGCGGTCGGCATGAACGGCGAGCCGCTGCCCGTCGCGCACGGCTATCCCGCGCGCCTGGTGGTGCCCGGCCTCTACGGTTACGTCTCGGCCACCAAGTGGGTGACCGAACTCGAGGTCACCCGTTTCGACCGGGCCACCGCCTACTGGACCCGCCGCGGCTGGTCGGCCCTCGGCCCGATCAAGACGGGGACCCGGATCGACACTCCGCGTCCGCGCGGCCGAATCAGCCAGGGCCGCATCACCGTTGCCGGCGTCGCCTGGGCCCAGCACCGCGGCGTCCGCGGCGTCGAGGTCCAAATAGACAGCGGCCCTTGGCAACCCGCGCGCCTGGCCGACGAGCAATCCGTCGACACCTGGCGCCAGTGGGTCTACGAGTGGGACGCGACGCCGGGCACCCACACCGTGCGCGCCCGCGCCACCGACGCCACCGGCGAAACCCAGACCGCCGAGCGCCGCGACGTCGTCCCCGACGGCGCCACCGGCCACCCCGCCGTCACCGTTCAGGTGAGCTGA
- a CDS encoding DHA2 family efflux MFS transporter permease subunit: protein MTTQRNPWLALIALVVGFFMILLDMTIVAVANPDIMTELHADISKVIWVTSAYLLAYAVPLLVTGRLGDRFGPKNIYLLGLAIFTVASAWCGLSGSIEMLIAARAVQGLGAALMTPQTMAVITRTFPPDQRGAAMGLWGGVAGLATLVGPILGGVLVDGLGWEWIFFVNIPVGVLAFALAVWLVPALPTHEHKFDLLGVLLSGIGLFLLVFGIQEGNTYDWSPRVWLLIAAGLVVLAVFLVNQSRSRGEPLLPLSLFRDRNFSLANIAIAAMGATVTAFVVPGYFYLQAVREMSPTESALVFAPMAIVTGVCAPFVGKFADRLHPRIVPAFGFALYSASVFWFAALMTPDSSIVWIMVSAVFAGVGNACIWAPLAATATHNLPVQLAGAGAGVYNTTRQIGSVLGSAAISALIAARMSAHGLAGGQVGEGGAGQGDIPEFVKDGFSTALSQAILLPAGILLIGVVASALFVRHGRSADPEPKAEPRKADSLA, encoded by the coding sequence ATGACCACTCAACGTAATCCGTGGCTGGCGCTGATCGCGCTCGTCGTCGGCTTCTTCATGATCCTGCTGGACATGACGATCGTCGCGGTCGCCAACCCGGACATCATGACCGAGCTGCACGCCGACATCTCGAAGGTGATCTGGGTGACCAGCGCCTACCTGCTCGCCTACGCGGTGCCGCTGCTGGTCACCGGCCGCCTCGGTGATCGCTTCGGCCCCAAGAACATCTACCTGCTCGGCCTGGCGATCTTCACCGTCGCCTCGGCCTGGTGCGGCCTGTCCGGCAGCATCGAGATGCTGATCGCCGCGCGGGCGGTGCAGGGCCTCGGCGCCGCGCTGATGACGCCGCAGACCATGGCGGTGATCACCCGAACGTTCCCGCCGGACCAGCGCGGCGCCGCCATGGGGCTGTGGGGCGGGGTGGCCGGACTCGCGACGCTGGTCGGGCCGATTCTCGGCGGTGTGCTCGTCGACGGGCTCGGCTGGGAGTGGATCTTCTTCGTCAACATCCCGGTCGGCGTGCTCGCCTTCGCGCTGGCGGTGTGGCTGGTGCCCGCGCTGCCGACGCATGAGCACAAGTTCGACCTGCTCGGCGTGCTGCTCAGCGGCATCGGATTGTTCCTGCTGGTCTTCGGCATCCAGGAGGGCAACACCTACGACTGGTCGCCGCGCGTCTGGCTGCTGATCGCCGCGGGCCTGGTGGTGCTCGCGGTGTTCCTGGTGAACCAGTCGCGCAGTCGCGGTGAACCGCTGTTGCCGCTGAGCCTGTTCCGTGATCGCAACTTCTCGCTGGCCAACATCGCCATCGCGGCCATGGGCGCGACGGTCACCGCGTTCGTCGTGCCGGGATACTTCTACCTGCAGGCGGTGCGCGAGATGTCGCCGACCGAGTCGGCGCTGGTGTTCGCGCCGATGGCGATCGTCACCGGCGTCTGCGCGCCGTTCGTCGGCAAGTTCGCCGACCGGTTGCATCCGCGGATCGTGCCTGCTTTCGGCTTCGCGCTCTACTCGGCGTCGGTGTTCTGGTTCGCCGCGCTGATGACGCCGGATTCCTCGATCGTCTGGATCATGGTGTCGGCGGTGTTCGCCGGTGTCGGCAACGCCTGCATCTGGGCGCCGCTGGCCGCGACCGCAACGCACAACCTGCCGGTCCAGCTGGCCGGTGCGGGTGCGGGCGTCTACAACACCACCCGCCAGATCGGTTCGGTGCTCGGCAGTGCCGCGATCAGCGCGCTGATCGCCGCCCGCATGTCCGCGCACGGCCTCGCCGGCGGGCAAGTCGGCGAAGGCGGTGCGGGCCAAGGGGATATCCCGGAGTTCGTCAAGGATGGTTTCAGCACCGCGCTGAGCCAGGCCATCCTGCTTCCCGCAGGGATCCTGCTGATCGGCGTGGTGGCCTCGGCCCTGTTCGTCCGGCACGGCCGTAGCGCCGACCCCGAGCCGAAAGCCGAACCGCGCAAGGCCGATTCGCTCGCCTGA
- a CDS encoding PadR family transcriptional regulator: MGQQARPAVTPLGIAVLALLEERPMHPYEMFQLLIARREDVLVKVRPGSLYHTVARLAEQQMVQADGVDRDGNRPERTTYRITEGGRTALRARIAEIVRYPAPEYPMFPVALAELHNLPLAEVIALLRERVGHLEADRADVATMITWADERRVPRRYVVTLPYLHAMLDAEIAWVNGFLDELAGGAMPWETFDAHTGTRETDHHHVWSSGTEAAAPVARRGAIGTAPPP; this comes from the coding sequence ATGGGACAGCAGGCGCGTCCAGCGGTGACCCCGCTGGGGATCGCCGTGCTGGCGCTGCTCGAGGAGCGGCCCATGCATCCGTACGAGATGTTTCAGCTGCTGATCGCGCGGCGGGAAGACGTGCTGGTCAAGGTGCGGCCGGGCTCGCTGTATCACACCGTGGCCCGGCTGGCCGAGCAGCAGATGGTACAGGCCGACGGCGTCGATCGGGACGGCAACCGGCCCGAGCGCACCACCTACCGGATCACCGAGGGCGGCCGAACGGCGTTGCGCGCCAGGATCGCCGAGATCGTGCGCTATCCGGCGCCGGAGTATCCGATGTTCCCGGTCGCCCTCGCCGAGCTGCACAACCTGCCCCTGGCGGAGGTGATCGCATTGCTGCGCGAGCGGGTCGGCCATCTGGAAGCCGATCGCGCCGATGTCGCGACCATGATCACCTGGGCCGACGAACGCCGGGTGCCGCGCCGCTACGTCGTCACCCTGCCGTACCTACACGCCATGCTCGATGCCGAGATCGCCTGGGTGAACGGCTTTCTCGACGAGTTGGCCGGCGGCGCGATGCCGTGGGAGACCTTCGACGCGCACACCGGTACGCGCGAGACCGACCACCATCACGTCTGGTCGTCCGGTACCGAGGCCGCTGCGCCTGTGGCCCGGCGCGGCGCGATCGGCACTGCACCCCCGCCTTGA
- a CDS encoding ABC transporter permease has translation MNLFLDAWHYFTDGANWSGPAGIGTRIAQHLWYSFLTVALSAVVALPLGLVIGHTRRGSALLVGFANAMRALPTLGLLTFLVLLLGLGLIPPLLALITVGIPPLLAGAYAGIANVPADVVDASRAMGMTERQILFRVEVPNALPILLTGLRGATLQVVATATIAAYVNLGGLGRYIFDGISLYRYDRVLVGALLVAVLAMALDGLLAFVVWVSTPGTGRLRRTGSLPIAPDLSVPATN, from the coding sequence GTGAACCTCTTCCTCGACGCGTGGCACTACTTCACCGACGGTGCCAACTGGAGCGGGCCCGCGGGCATCGGAACCCGTATCGCGCAACATCTTTGGTACAGCTTCCTGACCGTGGCGCTGTCCGCTGTGGTGGCGCTGCCGCTCGGTCTGGTGATCGGGCACACCCGGCGCGGCTCCGCGCTGCTCGTCGGGTTCGCCAATGCCATGCGCGCACTGCCGACCCTCGGCCTGCTCACGTTTCTGGTGCTACTGCTCGGCCTCGGCCTGATTCCGCCGCTGCTCGCGCTGATCACCGTCGGCATTCCGCCGCTGCTGGCCGGCGCCTACGCTGGCATCGCCAACGTGCCCGCCGACGTGGTGGACGCGTCGCGGGCGATGGGCATGACCGAGCGGCAGATCCTGTTCCGGGTCGAGGTGCCCAACGCGCTGCCCATCCTGCTCACCGGCCTGCGCGGCGCGACGCTGCAGGTGGTCGCCACCGCGACCATCGCGGCCTACGTCAACCTCGGCGGGCTCGGCCGCTACATCTTCGACGGCATCAGCCTGTACCGGTACGACCGCGTGCTGGTGGGCGCGCTGCTCGTCGCGGTGCTGGCCATGGCCCTTGACGGGCTGCTCGCCTTCGTCGTCTGGGTGAGTACGCCGGGGACCGGGCGGTTGCGCCGGACCGGTTCCCTGCCCATCGCTCCCGATCTGAGCGTTCCCGCCACGAACTGA
- a CDS encoding ABC transporter permease produces the protein MRYLIDNFAEIMGFSKTHLYLALVPLLLGLVIAIPLGALVRRVAWLRRVTVTVASLAYTIPSLALFVIIPPLVGISAIDPLNVIIALTMYSTALLVIAVPAALDSVPAEVVDAADAVGFSALRRTLTVEMPLAIPVFVSSLRVVVVTNIAMVSVGALIGVGGVGKLFTQGYQRDYPDEIVAGILVILALALIFDRLVYALGRWSTPWVRADVRTARAKGTAS, from the coding sequence GTGCGGTACCTGATCGACAACTTCGCCGAGATCATGGGGTTCAGCAAGACCCACCTGTACTTGGCTCTGGTGCCGCTGTTGCTCGGCCTGGTGATCGCGATCCCGTTGGGCGCGTTGGTCCGCCGGGTGGCCTGGCTGCGCCGGGTGACGGTGACCGTGGCCAGCCTGGCGTACACGATTCCGTCGCTGGCGCTGTTCGTGATCATCCCGCCGTTGGTCGGGATCTCCGCGATCGATCCGCTCAACGTGATCATCGCGCTGACCATGTACTCGACCGCGCTGCTCGTGATCGCCGTGCCCGCGGCGCTGGATTCGGTGCCCGCCGAGGTGGTCGACGCCGCCGACGCGGTCGGCTTCAGCGCGCTGCGGCGCACGCTGACCGTCGAGATGCCGTTGGCCATCCCGGTTTTCGTCTCCAGCCTGCGGGTCGTCGTGGTGACCAACATCGCGATGGTGTCGGTGGGCGCGCTGATCGGCGTCGGCGGCGTCGGCAAGCTGTTCACCCAGGGCTACCAGCGTGACTATCCCGACGAGATCGTCGCGGGCATCCTGGTGATCCTGGCGCTGGCCTTGATCTTCGACCGCCTGGTCTACGCGCTCGGCCGCTGGTCGACGCCGTGGGTCCGCGCCGATGTCCGGACCGCGCGGGCGAAAGGAACAGCCTCGTGA
- a CDS encoding ABC transporter ATP-binding protein, with product MSDIEFRGISKTYPDGTHAVTDLDLRIESGSFTVFVGPSGCGKTTSMRMINRMITPSSGTITIAGQDISRVDPVELRLGIGYVIQSGGLLPHRTVVDNVATVPVLRGDSRKAARAAAMDVLDRVGLDRSLAGRYPAQLSGGQQQRVGVARALAADPPVLLMDEPFSAVDPVVRAELQVEMQRLQAELRKTIVFVTHDIDEAITLGDRVAVFGRGGVLQQYDPPDHVLAQPATDFVADFVGRDRGYRGLSFRTAKDVPLQELRTATAVQIPTLRLDRGEWVLIVDADRKPVGWIDVTGVESVRAGHALVDSTSAGGSLFTPSGDLRQALDAAISSPSGIGVAVDDSGAVRGGVLATEVLRQLAGQRATEDAERNRHFFEQEDAR from the coding sequence TTGTCCGATATCGAGTTCCGCGGTATCAGCAAGACCTATCCGGACGGCACGCACGCCGTCACCGACCTCGATCTGCGCATCGAGTCCGGTTCGTTCACCGTCTTCGTCGGCCCGTCCGGCTGCGGCAAGACCACCTCGATGCGGATGATCAATCGCATGATCACGCCCAGCTCGGGCACGATCACCATTGCCGGACAGGACATTTCCCGGGTGGACCCGGTCGAGCTGCGGCTCGGTATCGGCTACGTCATCCAGAGTGGCGGACTGCTGCCGCACCGCACGGTCGTGGACAACGTCGCGACCGTGCCGGTGCTGCGCGGTGATTCGCGCAAGGCGGCGCGCGCCGCCGCCATGGACGTCCTGGACCGGGTCGGTCTCGATCGGTCGCTGGCCGGGCGGTACCCGGCCCAGCTCTCCGGTGGGCAACAGCAGCGGGTCGGGGTGGCGCGGGCACTGGCCGCCGACCCGCCGGTGCTGTTGATGGACGAGCCGTTCAGTGCCGTCGACCCGGTGGTGCGGGCCGAGTTGCAGGTCGAAATGCAAAGGCTGCAAGCCGAATTGCGCAAGACCATCGTGTTCGTCACGCACGACATCGATGAGGCCATCACCCTCGGTGACCGGGTCGCGGTCTTCGGCAGAGGCGGCGTGCTGCAGCAGTACGACCCGCCCGATCACGTACTCGCCCAGCCCGCCACCGATTTCGTCGCCGACTTCGTCGGCCGCGACCGCGGCTACCGTGGCCTGTCCTTCCGCACCGCGAAAGACGTGCCGCTGCAGGAGCTTCGGACCGCGACGGCCGTGCAGATACCCACGCTGCGGTTGGATCGCGGGGAGTGGGTGCTGATCGTCGACGCCGACCGCAAGCCCGTCGGCTGGATCGATGTCACCGGTGTGGAGTCGGTTCGCGCCGGGCACGCGCTGGTGGACAGCACTTCCGCGGGTGGTTCGCTGTTCACCCCGAGCGGCGATCTGCGCCAGGCACTCGACGCCGCGATCTCCTCGCCCTCCGGCATCGGTGTGGCGGTGGATGATTCGGGCGCGGTACGCGGCGGCGTGCTCGCCACCGAGGTGCTGCGACAGTTGGCGGGCCAGCGTGCCACCGAGGACGCCGAACGCAACCGGCACTTCTTCGAGCAGGAAGACGCGCGGTGA
- a CDS encoding ABC transporter substrate-binding protein, with amino-acid sequence MILSACGNSDPLASKGDCDGDGLIVGSANFPESETVAEIYAEVLRVNGFQVDTKLNIGSREAYVPAVRQCAISVIPEYNGNLLQYLDKNATATAAAEVNSALTAALGSELAIGTPAPGEDSDAVVVTKATAERWNLRTIADLAAHSAEVKFGAPAEFQERAGGLPGLKKNYNLDIAANNFVPIADGGGPATVRALLEGQVTAADIFTTSPAITQNDLVVLADPKHNFPAQNVVPLFNAAKKTDKALAALNAVSAKLTTAELIELNEAVSGAAKTEPKAAAVAWVAAQGLNTPTG; translated from the coding sequence ATGATCCTGTCCGCCTGTGGCAACTCCGACCCACTGGCGAGCAAGGGTGACTGCGACGGCGACGGTCTCATCGTCGGGTCGGCGAACTTCCCTGAGTCCGAGACCGTCGCGGAGATCTACGCGGAGGTGCTGCGGGTCAACGGTTTCCAGGTCGACACCAAGCTGAACATCGGCAGCAGGGAGGCCTACGTCCCCGCGGTGCGCCAGTGCGCGATCTCGGTGATCCCGGAGTACAACGGCAACCTGCTGCAGTACCTGGACAAGAACGCGACCGCGACCGCCGCCGCCGAGGTGAACAGCGCGCTCACCGCGGCGCTCGGCAGCGAACTCGCGATCGGCACCCCGGCGCCCGGCGAGGATTCCGACGCGGTGGTCGTCACCAAGGCCACCGCCGAGCGCTGGAACCTGCGCACCATCGCGGATCTGGCCGCGCACTCGGCCGAGGTGAAATTCGGTGCGCCCGCCGAATTCCAGGAGCGTGCCGGCGGCCTGCCCGGCTTGAAGAAGAACTACAACCTCGACATCGCCGCGAACAATTTCGTGCCGATCGCCGACGGCGGTGGCCCCGCGACCGTGCGCGCCCTGCTCGAGGGCCAGGTGACCGCGGCCGACATCTTCACCACCTCGCCCGCCATCACGCAGAACGACCTGGTGGTGCTGGCGGACCCGAAGCACAACTTCCCGGCGCAGAACGTGGTGCCGCTGTTCAACGCGGCGAAGAAGACAGACAAGGCGCTCGCCGCGCTGAACGCCGTCTCGGCGAAGCTGACTACCGCGGAGCTGATCGAGCTGAACGAGGCCGTCTCCGGCGCGGCCAAGACCGAACCGAAGGCCGCGGCCGTGGCCTGGGTCGCCGCCCAGGGGCTGAACACGCCGACCGGATAA
- a CDS encoding glycine betaine ABC transporter substrate-binding protein: MMVAASLRMLARIVLVATAVTAVSCGNGEQAAPIAVGAGDSAESVVLAEIYAGALARTGARTAVTTGLGGRADTLAALDAGRITLLAEHSGALLTHLDAHAADRTPKDVAAALSKSLPEGLVISDVADGTDLRARVLLTTETATHDGLKSVRDLGPSCAARTAGVAPAPGLITAPPAANTVTDCAFAATIPYADLAALRKALLDGQIQAGVLIGPPAADATDGLTVLSDDDYAVRAENVLPLFRKGTLDQIQIKKLNYVAGELTTADLAELIRRVRDERRDPGEVARAWLDDHAL, translated from the coding sequence ATGATGGTGGCCGCGTCGCTGCGGATGCTGGCTCGAATAGTGCTGGTCGCGACCGCCGTTACGGCCGTGTCCTGCGGCAACGGTGAGCAGGCCGCACCGATCGCGGTCGGCGCGGGCGACTCGGCCGAGTCGGTGGTGCTCGCCGAAATCTATGCGGGCGCGCTGGCCCGCACCGGCGCGCGCACCGCCGTCACCACCGGACTGGGCGGGCGCGCCGACACGCTGGCCGCGCTCGACGCGGGCCGGATCACGCTGCTGGCCGAGCACAGCGGCGCGCTGCTGACCCACCTCGACGCGCATGCCGCCGACCGCACTCCCAAAGACGTTGCTGCCGCACTGAGCAAGTCGCTGCCCGAGGGGCTGGTGATCTCCGACGTCGCCGACGGCACGGACCTGCGCGCGCGGGTGCTGCTCACCACCGAGACGGCCACACACGACGGTCTGAAGTCCGTGCGCGATCTCGGCCCGAGCTGCGCCGCGCGCACCGCGGGCGTGGCTCCCGCGCCCGGCCTGATCACCGCGCCACCGGCGGCGAACACGGTGACCGACTGCGCGTTCGCCGCGACTATCCCGTACGCCGACCTGGCCGCACTGCGAAAGGCCCTGCTGGACGGGCAGATCCAGGCGGGTGTGCTGATCGGCCCGCCCGCCGCCGACGCCACCGACGGGCTGACCGTCCTGTCCGACGACGACTACGCCGTGCGCGCGGAGAACGTGCTGCCGCTGTTCCGCAAGGGCACCCTCGACCAGATCCAGATCAAGAAGCTGAATTACGTTGCGGGCGAGCTCACCACCGCCGACCTCGCCGAGCTGATCCGCCGCGTCCGCGACGAACGGCGCGATCCCGGCGAGGTGGCGCGCGCCTGGCTCGACGACCACGCGCTGTAA